The following proteins are co-located in the Kiritimatiellaceae bacterium genome:
- the nadA gene encoding quinolinate synthase NadA, with amino-acid sequence MKTIEEQILELKKQRGAVIIAHNYQVDEVQAIADFTGDSLELSRKAATLPNEVVVFCGVHFMAETAAILSPEKTILIPDPGAGCPMADMVTAEKLRAVKAQHPGAKVICYVNSSAEVKAESDICCTSSNAVKVAQSLGDVEIIFVPDRNLGSFVAERLGRDLILYNGFCPTHERIRDTDVLEMKAKHPDALVLAHPECNKPVRDLADELLSTGQMCRFAQTSSHKEFIIATELGINYRLRNENPGKTFYPVNPDRAVCPNMKKITLEKVLWSLQDMKHRVTVPEEIARRAVGSIERMLEIG; translated from the coding sequence ATGAAGACGATTGAAGAGCAGATTCTAGAGCTGAAAAAGCAGCGCGGCGCGGTGATTATCGCGCACAACTATCAGGTCGATGAAGTTCAGGCGATTGCCGACTTCACCGGCGATTCGCTGGAACTGAGCCGTAAGGCCGCGACACTTCCAAATGAAGTCGTGGTTTTTTGCGGCGTCCATTTTATGGCCGAGACCGCCGCGATTCTTTCGCCGGAAAAGACGATTCTGATTCCCGATCCCGGCGCCGGCTGTCCGATGGCCGATATGGTGACGGCGGAAAAGCTTCGTGCGGTGAAAGCGCAGCATCCCGGCGCGAAGGTCATTTGTTACGTGAACAGTTCGGCGGAGGTGAAGGCGGAGAGCGATATCTGCTGTACGTCGTCGAACGCGGTAAAGGTGGCGCAGTCCCTCGGCGATGTGGAAATCATTTTTGTCCCCGACCGCAACCTCGGTTCGTTTGTGGCTGAACGGCTGGGCCGCGATCTGATTCTCTATAACGGTTTCTGTCCGACACACGAACGCATCCGCGATACCGATGTGCTGGAAATGAAAGCAAAGCATCCTGACGCGCTGGTATTGGCCCACCCGGAATGCAATAAGCCGGTGCGCGATCTGGCTGACGAACTGCTTTCGACCGGACAGATGTGCCGCTTTGCGCAGACTTCGAGTCACAAGGAGTTCATTATCGCTACGGAGCTGGGCATCAATTATCGCCTGCGGAACGAAAACCCCGGCAAAACATTTTATCCAGTCAATCCCGACCGTGCCGTCTGCCCGAACATGAAGAAGATCACACTCGAGAAAGTACTCTGGTCACTTCAGGATATGAAACATCGCGTAACCGTGCCGGAAGAAATCGCCCGGCGTGCGGTCGGTTCGATCGAACGAATGCTCGAAATCGGTTGA
- a CDS encoding TRAP transporter large permease subunit, with the protein MTKEWISLAVFILCYVLFVFLPGKRSWVACAGGALLVATGVLTWSDALFTKISWNVMGLFFGTLILAEIFMMSRVPAVMAEWLVDKAKSTRVAMLVLCALAGVISMFVENVAVVLLLAPVALSLADKLKVSPVPLLIGIAVSSNLQGTATMIGDPPSMILAGYMKMGFWDFFAYEGRPGIFFAVQIGAIASLLVLAWLFRSHRTKSVLLAQETARSWVPASLLGLLVIGLSFATLFDPEFKWFAGTYTLILGAVALIWFRGIARWGSLRKLAKTLDWDTTFFLIGIFVLVGGLSDSGWMDKLATGMSGWVGSNVALAFTVIVLFSVLVSGFVDNVPFLLVMIPVAQKVADQIGAPVPLLMFGLLIGACLGGNLTPIGASANVVTLGILKKHGYQVGFKEFMRIGIPFTVAAVVSACAFVWWVWGV; encoded by the coding sequence ATGACAAAAGAGTGGATCAGTCTGGCCGTATTTATTCTCTGCTACGTTTTGTTCGTTTTCCTGCCGGGAAAACGTTCGTGGGTCGCTTGCGCTGGTGGAGCACTTCTGGTAGCGACCGGCGTGCTGACATGGAGCGACGCGCTTTTTACTAAGATCAGCTGGAACGTCATGGGGCTTTTTTTCGGCACCTTGATTCTGGCCGAAATTTTCATGATGTCGCGTGTTCCGGCGGTGATGGCCGAATGGCTGGTTGATAAAGCGAAAAGCACCCGCGTTGCCATGCTGGTTCTGTGCGCGCTGGCGGGCGTCATTTCCATGTTCGTGGAAAATGTCGCCGTCGTACTGCTGCTTGCGCCGGTTGCGCTGAGTCTGGCGGATAAACTGAAAGTCAGCCCGGTGCCGTTGCTGATCGGTATTGCGGTCAGCAGTAATTTACAGGGAACAGCGACGATGATTGGTGACCCGCCAAGCATGATTCTGGCCGGCTATATGAAAATGGGCTTCTGGGATTTTTTCGCATATGAAGGGCGGCCCGGTATTTTCTTTGCCGTACAAATCGGGGCCATTGCCTCGCTGCTGGTGCTGGCCTGGCTGTTTCGCAGTCATCGTACAAAATCGGTTTTGCTGGCGCAGGAGACGGCCCGTTCCTGGGTGCCGGCGTCTTTGCTGGGTCTGCTGGTTATCGGACTTTCGTTTGCCACACTGTTCGATCCGGAATTTAAATGGTTTGCCGGAACCTACACCTTGATTCTTGGCGCAGTTGCGCTGATCTGGTTTCGCGGCATTGCCCGCTGGGGCAGTTTGCGCAAGCTGGCTAAAACCCTCGACTGGGATACGACATTTTTTCTGATCGGTATCTTTGTTCTGGTGGGCGGCCTAAGTGATTCCGGATGGATGGATAAGCTGGCCACAGGCATGTCCGGCTGGGTCGGCTCCAACGTAGCTCTCGCTTTTACGGTGATCGTGCTGTTTTCGGTTTTGGTGTCGGGATTTGTGGATAACGTGCCGTTCCTGCTAGTGATGATTCCTGTTGCCCAGAAAGTGGCCGATCAGATCGGCGCGCCGGTTCCTCTTCTCATGTTCGGACTGCTGATCGGCGCCTGCCTCGGCGGGAACCTGACGCCGATCGGCGCATCCGCCAATGTCGTCACCCTCGGAATTCTGAAAAAACACGGTTATCAGGTCGGCTTCAAAGAATTTATGCGGATTGGTATTCCCTTCACCGTGGCAGCGGTTGTTTCCGCCTGCGCTTTCGTCTGGTGGGTGTGGGGCGTATAG
- a CDS encoding cation transporter, with protein sequence MEVSRKGLVRFAWLSTAAAVLTIGLKTVAYFLTGSVGLLSDALESVVNLAGGLMAVAMLTVAARPADEDHPYGHSKAEYFSSVVEGALILVAAASIGIAAVHRLVFPRPLEQIGLGLAVSVAASLVNLVVAIILLWASRRHDSITLEANAHHLLTDVWTSAGVLIGIGAVVLTGWTQLDPIVALIVAGNIVWTGVRIMRTSVGGLMDAAISTEEQQKVRDILGAHLEEGAQYHALRTRQAGAQRFISFHMLVPGTWTVARGHQLIDHIEADLRDALSHVTVFSHLESLEDPASWDDAETDR encoded by the coding sequence ATGGAAGTATCTCGCAAAGGCCTTGTCCGGTTTGCCTGGCTATCTACCGCCGCGGCAGTCCTTACGATTGGCTTGAAAACCGTCGCGTATTTTCTGACCGGCTCGGTCGGACTGCTTTCCGATGCTCTCGAGTCGGTTGTTAATCTGGCAGGGGGGCTGATGGCTGTGGCCATGCTGACCGTCGCCGCCCGTCCGGCGGACGAGGATCATCCGTACGGACACAGCAAGGCCGAATATTTTTCAAGCGTTGTCGAAGGTGCTCTGATTCTGGTTGCGGCGGCCAGCATCGGCATCGCCGCCGTTCACCGGCTTGTTTTTCCGAGACCGCTTGAACAGATCGGACTCGGTCTGGCCGTTTCTGTTGCGGCATCGCTGGTTAATCTGGTTGTTGCAATTATTTTGCTTTGGGCCAGCCGCCGCCACGATTCCATCACGCTGGAAGCCAATGCGCACCATTTGCTGACCGATGTATGGACTTCGGCGGGTGTTCTGATCGGCATCGGCGCCGTTGTTTTGACCGGCTGGACGCAGTTAGATCCGATCGTCGCGCTGATCGTTGCAGGCAATATCGTCTGGACCGGCGTCCGTATTATGCGCACCTCCGTCGGCGGCTTGATGGACGCCGCGATATCCACTGAAGAGCAGCAGAAAGTTCGCGACATCCTGGGAGCTCATCTGGAAGAAGGTGCGCAATACCATGCCTTACGTACCCGGCAGGCCGGAGCACAGCGTTTCATTTCTTTTCACATGCTGGTTCCGGGGACGTGGACCGTGGCACGCGGACATCAGCTGATTGATCACATCGAGGCCGATCTTCGCGACGCCTTATCGCACGTCACCGTGTTCAGTCATTTGGAATCGCTGGAAGACCCGGCATCCTGGGATGACGCGGAAACGGATCGTTGA
- a CDS encoding undecaprenyl-diphosphate phosphatase codes for MTVLLFFKTLLLGLIEGITEFLPISSTGHMILANEFIRLSENQAFTAVFEVFIQSGAILAVVVLFWHELWPFAGTKTEQRNKWLLWAKTIVAFIPAAVTGLLFDDYIETHLHTPVTVAATLIFYGVLLIIFERNHRAQPTALHSINDLTFRIAFFVGLTQCFALIPGTSRSTATILGGLFLGLNRTLAAEFSFFLAVPTIAAAGAFKLLKSGADFTVAEYIMLATGFAVSFVVAAVVIKWLMRYLRKHSLIPFGWYRIILGLIVLGWWFTK; via the coding sequence ATGACTGTTCTGCTTTTTTTTAAAACACTTCTGCTTGGGCTGATCGAAGGAATCACCGAATTTCTCCCCATCAGCAGTACCGGCCACATGATTCTGGCCAATGAATTTATCCGGCTTTCGGAAAATCAGGCTTTTACAGCGGTATTCGAGGTGTTCATTCAGTCGGGGGCTATTCTGGCGGTTGTAGTACTTTTCTGGCACGAACTATGGCCTTTTGCCGGAACCAAAACAGAACAGCGCAACAAATGGCTCCTGTGGGCAAAAACCATCGTGGCTTTCATTCCCGCCGCCGTCACCGGCCTGCTCTTTGACGATTACATCGAAACTCATCTCCACACACCCGTCACGGTTGCAGCAACGCTGATTTTTTATGGCGTTCTTCTCATTATTTTCGAACGGAACCACCGTGCCCAGCCGACTGCGCTCCATTCGATTAACGACCTCACCTTCCGGATCGCATTCTTCGTCGGGCTGACCCAGTGCTTCGCACTGATTCCCGGAACCTCCCGCTCAACCGCAACGATTCTTGGCGGTCTTTTTCTGGGGCTTAACCGGACATTGGCCGCAGAATTCTCGTTTTTTCTGGCCGTCCCGACCATCGCCGCCGCCGGGGCATTCAAGCTTCTGAAAAGCGGCGCGGACTTTACGGTCGCCGAATACATCATGCTTGCTACAGGTTTCGCCGTATCCTTTGTCGTGGCGGCAGTTGTTATCAAATGGCTGATGCGCTACCTGCGCAAACACAGCCTCATCCCGTTCGGCTGGTACCGGATCATTCTCGGACTGATCGTCCTCGGCTGGTGGTTCACGAAATAA
- the recJ gene encoding single-stranded-DNA-specific exonuclease RecJ, which produces MSKQWKIKPCDEALAEEFFQQLEQLPRPLAALLAQRGCKTAADAELFMNPALSTLRDPFELPDMEKAAARVCRALSAGEKITVFGDYDVDGVCSTVLMVRVLRELGGNVSAYIPSRFDDGYGLSPDALSACIAEHKPSLIVTVDCGTNSVEAVEKARVAGIDVVITDHHEPDAQLAHAVAVVNPKLSPNHPGRILAGAGVAFKLCHALIKNGRDSGCLASASVDLKKYLDFVAVATVTDMVPLLGENRVLVRAGFQALENSCWAGWNALKKLAGMAGTVEAWHAGFALGPRINAAGRVGRADAALELLLTDLPARADELAQLLDSANRERQAIEKDIVRDAIEEIDSYFDAEKNFGLVIAREGWHTGVIGIVASRLVARYGRPVAVIGMDGVRGRGSCRSIDAFNILDGLNICSGFLKQFGGHAMAAGLEIEEQHLEAFKIRFNEAAIAQLQAADLRPVLEIDRIVTLDETDASLMDGLKRTGPFGQDNPEPVWAVCGVTAADSRILKEKHLKLTLADGKTRREAIGFNLAEKLPAGPIDVAFTLQENVWNGRTTLQINIRDIRPAVL; this is translated from the coding sequence ATGTCCAAACAGTGGAAAATCAAACCGTGCGACGAAGCGCTGGCTGAAGAGTTCTTCCAGCAACTGGAACAACTGCCGAGGCCGCTTGCGGCACTGCTTGCCCAGCGCGGTTGCAAAACCGCCGCCGATGCTGAGCTGTTTATGAATCCGGCGCTCTCGACGCTCCGTGATCCGTTCGAACTTCCGGATATGGAAAAAGCCGCGGCGCGCGTTTGCCGCGCGCTGTCCGCTGGAGAAAAAATCACCGTTTTCGGCGACTACGACGTGGACGGCGTTTGCAGTACGGTTCTGATGGTGCGCGTTCTGCGCGAGCTCGGCGGAAATGTTTCCGCATACATTCCGAGCCGGTTCGACGACGGCTACGGCCTTTCACCCGACGCGCTGTCGGCCTGCATCGCCGAACATAAACCGTCGCTGATTGTCACCGTTGACTGCGGAACAAATTCCGTCGAAGCGGTCGAGAAGGCCCGTGTCGCCGGTATCGATGTCGTCATTACTGACCATCACGAACCGGACGCACAACTGGCGCATGCGGTGGCTGTCGTGAATCCTAAACTGTCACCGAATCATCCGGGGCGTATTCTTGCTGGGGCTGGCGTTGCCTTTAAACTTTGCCATGCGCTCATTAAAAACGGACGCGACAGCGGCTGTCTCGCCTCGGCTTCTGTCGATCTGAAAAAATATCTCGATTTCGTCGCCGTTGCTACGGTCACTGATATGGTGCCGCTGCTCGGCGAAAACCGCGTGCTGGTGCGCGCCGGATTTCAGGCCTTGGAAAATTCCTGCTGGGCGGGCTGGAACGCGCTGAAAAAACTGGCCGGTATGGCGGGCACCGTCGAAGCGTGGCATGCCGGCTTTGCGCTCGGGCCGCGTATCAATGCCGCCGGACGGGTGGGGCGCGCCGATGCCGCGCTCGAACTGCTTCTTACCGATCTGCCGGCGCGGGCCGATGAACTGGCGCAACTGCTCGACAGCGCCAATCGCGAGCGGCAGGCGATTGAGAAAGATATCGTCCGCGATGCCATCGAAGAGATTGATTCCTATTTTGACGCAGAGAAAAACTTCGGCCTCGTCATCGCCCGCGAGGGTTGGCACACCGGCGTGATCGGCATTGTCGCTTCGCGTCTTGTGGCGCGCTATGGACGTCCCGTCGCCGTGATCGGTATGGATGGCGTCCGCGGACGCGGCTCCTGCCGCAGTATCGACGCATTCAACATTCTTGATGGACTTAACATCTGTTCCGGTTTTCTGAAACAGTTCGGCGGGCACGCCATGGCTGCCGGACTCGAAATTGAAGAACAGCATCTTGAAGCGTTTAAAATCCGTTTTAACGAAGCCGCGATTGCGCAGCTTCAAGCGGCGGATTTGCGGCCTGTTTTGGAAATCGACCGCATTGTTACGCTCGATGAAACCGATGCGTCGCTGATGGATGGTCTTAAACGCACCGGCCCGTTCGGCCAGGATAATCCGGAGCCGGTCTGGGCTGTTTGCGGGGTGACGGCGGCGGACAGCCGCATTCTCAAGGAGAAGCATCTCAAGCTGACGCTTGCCGATGGGAAAACGCGGCGTGAAGCGATTGGCTTTAATCTGGCCGAAAAACTGCCTGCCGGGCCGATTGATGTGGCTTTCACGCTACAGGAAAATGTCTGGAACGGACGCACAACGTTGCAGATTAACATTCGGGATATTCGTCCTGCGGTTTTGTAA
- the secD gene encoding protein translocase subunit SecD, producing the protein MKKQAMWKWLLLIVLTAWSLVLVTPFKDKVKLGLDLKGGTSFTVEVDQNEVRKQILEGDAKLEDTALESAVQAAVKKTQGVALEVLRSRVDGLGIAEPEIYPQLDDRIVIRLPGVDANKRAEAKASILSVAFLEFRLVHPESDVWVGELFSTGLTPSGFSIVRDGSQQYYKRDQNKPIERALWEELKRFGNKRGAEFMLEKETLRDGSIVYRPAYIEVRKQLTGSALKDARVEFEQQNNQPYVSLSFNKAGAERFGKVTADYAPRGQNNLNSDTGRRLAIILDGKLYSAPTIQDAIYSGNAQITGSFTVDECTRLVNVLRAGALPAPVTIIEERTVDPSLGKDSIDKGIRASIYGSIGVFAFMAGYYFLAGMVANISLLLVIILLPFGMWFSSGILSLFSAGAGAMAGLPVLTMPGIAGIALTIGMAVDANVLIYERMREELEAGKSLRNAISAGYDKAFSAIFDSNLTTLLTAVILFWQGSGPVRGFAVTLTAGIIVSMFVVLVFTRLLLNLLADKTNLKTMKMMQVFKNPNYDFLGKRVWVIGISIAIIVGTWAVFLKKGQDNFGVDFTGGTSITFAFNQKQAPDAVRAVLDQAGVRDARIQYQKELDPTAQNTETLEVKVSGQNGDEVIRAIESAFGTYGYHNLQANVVGPQIGAELKKSGLVALTLALLGIIIYLAVRFEFGFAAGAVVAVVHDVIITVGIYCLLGRQLSLTTVAALLTIIGYSVNDTIVVFDRIREDIRGSHGKPYVEVANRSINRTLSRTLLTGVSTQLTIISLMIFGGGDISDFALILFIGIAVGTFSSVYIATPVALLWHKEEKV; encoded by the coding sequence ATGAAAAAGCAAGCAATGTGGAAATGGCTGTTGCTGATTGTACTGACTGCGTGGTCGCTTGTTCTGGTGACCCCGTTTAAGGACAAGGTCAAACTCGGTCTCGACCTCAAGGGCGGAACAAGCTTCACCGTGGAAGTGGATCAGAATGAAGTCCGCAAACAAATTCTGGAAGGCGATGCCAAGCTCGAAGATACCGCACTTGAATCAGCGGTTCAGGCCGCAGTAAAAAAGACACAAGGTGTGGCGTTAGAAGTCCTCCGCAGTCGCGTAGACGGTCTGGGTATTGCTGAACCGGAGATTTATCCGCAACTTGATGACCGCATTGTTATCCGCCTGCCGGGCGTTGACGCGAACAAACGCGCCGAAGCCAAGGCTTCCATTCTGAGTGTGGCGTTTCTTGAGTTCCGTCTGGTGCATCCCGAAAGCGACGTCTGGGTGGGCGAACTTTTTTCCACCGGCTTGACGCCCAGCGGATTCAGTATCGTGCGGGACGGCAGTCAGCAGTACTATAAACGCGACCAGAATAAGCCGATTGAGCGCGCTCTCTGGGAAGAACTTAAACGCTTCGGAAACAAACGAGGTGCCGAGTTCATGCTGGAAAAGGAAACTCTGCGCGACGGCTCAATTGTCTACCGTCCTGCATATATCGAAGTCCGCAAGCAGCTCACCGGTTCGGCGCTCAAAGATGCCCGGGTCGAATTCGAACAGCAGAACAATCAGCCGTACGTTTCGCTTTCTTTTAATAAAGCCGGAGCAGAGCGTTTCGGTAAAGTCACCGCCGACTACGCGCCGCGCGGGCAGAACAATCTCAACAGCGATACGGGTCGCCGTCTCGCCATCATTCTCGATGGCAAACTTTATTCCGCGCCGACCATTCAGGATGCGATTTACAGCGGCAATGCCCAGATCACCGGTTCGTTCACCGTCGATGAATGCACCCGTTTGGTCAATGTCCTGCGTGCAGGAGCACTGCCTGCGCCGGTAACCATCATCGAAGAACGCACCGTTGACCCTTCGCTTGGTAAAGACTCCATCGACAAAGGGATTCGCGCCTCGATTTACGGAAGCATCGGTGTTTTTGCCTTCATGGCGGGCTATTACTTTCTGGCCGGTATGGTTGCCAATATTTCTTTGTTGCTTGTGATTATCCTGCTTCCGTTCGGCATGTGGTTTTCCTCCGGCATTCTCAGCCTGTTCTCCGCCGGAGCCGGTGCAATGGCCGGGCTACCCGTGCTGACGATGCCCGGTATCGCCGGTATCGCGCTCACCATCGGGATGGCAGTGGATGCAAATGTGCTGATTTATGAACGTATGCGTGAAGAACTAGAGGCTGGGAAATCGTTACGTAATGCTATTTCAGCCGGTTATGACAAAGCGTTCAGTGCCATTTTTGACTCCAATCTGACCACGTTGCTGACGGCGGTTATTCTGTTCTGGCAGGGATCCGGCCCGGTTCGCGGCTTTGCCGTCACGCTGACCGCCGGTATTATTGTCAGCATGTTTGTCGTGTTGGTGTTCACCCGCCTGCTTCTCAATCTGCTGGCCGATAAGACCAATCTGAAAACCATGAAAATGATGCAGGTTTTCAAAAACCCGAACTATGACTTTCTCGGCAAGCGCGTCTGGGTTATCGGTATTTCGATCGCCATAATCGTCGGCACCTGGGCTGTTTTTCTCAAGAAGGGGCAGGATAATTTCGGGGTGGATTTCACCGGCGGAACTTCGATCACCTTCGCTTTCAATCAGAAGCAAGCGCCGGATGCCGTGCGGGCTGTTCTGGATCAGGCCGGTGTGCGCGATGCCCGTATTCAGTACCAGAAAGAACTCGATCCGACCGCCCAAAACACGGAAACACTGGAAGTTAAAGTGAGCGGACAGAACGGCGATGAAGTTATCCGGGCCATTGAATCCGCCTTCGGAACGTACGGCTATCATAATCTGCAAGCCAACGTCGTTGGACCGCAGATCGGAGCCGAACTGAAGAAAAGCGGGCTGGTCGCGCTGACCCTCGCGCTGCTTGGAATTATCATCTATCTGGCTGTCCGGTTTGAATTCGGTTTCGCTGCCGGTGCGGTAGTCGCCGTGGTACATGATGTGATTATCACCGTCGGTATCTACTGTCTGCTCGGTCGTCAGCTCAGTCTGACGACCGTCGCCGCGCTACTGACAATTATCGGTTATTCGGTCAACGACACGATCGTGGTTTTTGACCGTATCCGTGAAGATATCCGGGGTTCGCACGGTAAACCGTACGTTGAAGTGGCCAATCGCAGCATCAACCGGACGCTGAGCCGCACTTTACTGACCGGTGTTTCAACGCAGCTGACCATTATCTCGCTGATGATTTTTGGCGGCGGCGATATCAGCGATTTTGCTCTGATTCTATTCATCGGAATCGCAGTTGGAACATTTTCTTCGGTTTACATTGCCACGCCGGTCGCCCTGCTTTGGCACAAAGAAGAAAAGGTTTAA
- the yajC gene encoding preprotein translocase subunit YajC, which yields MGPTPGANGAQGQTSPGFTIGWMVFMVAIFYFVMIRPQRRREKERKALIEAVKSGDRVLLTSGIIGEIASVKEKTLIVNIAEKTKIEVLKSAVSQVLDEKGELPSETKA from the coding sequence ATGGGACCAACACCGGGAGCAAATGGTGCTCAGGGACAGACTTCGCCGGGCTTCACCATCGGCTGGATGGTCTTCATGGTTGCAATCTTTTATTTCGTGATGATCCGTCCGCAGCGCCGCCGCGAAAAAGAGCGTAAGGCGTTGATCGAAGCGGTGAAAAGCGGTGACCGCGTGCTGCTGACCAGCGGCATTATCGGCGAAATCGCCAGCGTGAAGGAAAAGACCCTGATCGTGAACATCGCCGAGAAAACGAAAATCGAAGTGCTCAAGAGCGCTGTTTCGCAGGTTCTGGATGAGAAGGGCGAACTTCCTTCTGAGACAAAAGCTTAA
- a CDS encoding sugar hydrolase has translation MPVSKSIFNGAREQVLAQRKSWVETAQASIPPLYEKEYAPVALVSAVRDSKGFQGWRMDKAGTPADYYQQVRKEGDSAILDFGTHLVGTLRLSFSDNGRHIDAPVKLRLVLGEMPAEVGEDVLLPCDTKLSRSWYQEEIVHVDVIPGVFELPRRYAFRYLRIDVLTVSGYSGEFRIDGVTCKAVTSGDEAAVAALPSSLSQELKDIDAVALRTLRNCMQTVLEDGPKRDRRLWLGDFYLQAQANHASFRNNQLIKRCLYLLGGLCSEQGIAATNCYENPEPAGSGLCALDYVALYIPTLRDYCEASGDWESARELWPLILVQIEKLLSVVDADGIFRDPEGKGIWVFVDWHTKLNKEVSFLGILIFALEAAAELADRLGEKTASAFFTGEAERLRGAARKHLFDSAAGLFISGPDRQISWSSQAWMVLSKTVTGAEAQAVMRRAMDLPSAIRPAGPYLYHYIVEALFRCGLRDEAEKLICNYWGDMVRRGADCFWEVYDPADDFLSPYNSHQLNSYCHAWSCTPTYFIRNYLV, from the coding sequence ATGCCGGTCAGCAAATCAATTTTTAACGGAGCCCGCGAACAGGTACTTGCCCAGCGAAAGAGCTGGGTCGAAACCGCCCAAGCAAGTATTCCGCCGCTGTACGAAAAGGAATACGCGCCGGTCGCGCTGGTTTCCGCCGTCCGTGACAGTAAAGGGTTTCAGGGTTGGCGGATGGATAAGGCCGGAACACCTGCCGATTATTATCAGCAGGTTCGTAAGGAAGGTGATTCCGCGATTCTCGACTTCGGCACGCATCTGGTCGGGACTTTGCGGCTCTCGTTTTCCGATAACGGGCGGCACATTGACGCGCCGGTAAAGCTTCGTCTAGTACTTGGCGAAATGCCCGCCGAGGTCGGCGAAGATGTTCTTCTGCCTTGCGACACCAAGCTTAGTCGTTCCTGGTATCAGGAAGAGATTGTCCATGTGGATGTCATTCCCGGCGTTTTTGAACTGCCGCGCCGTTATGCGTTCCGCTATCTGCGGATCGATGTGCTGACCGTTTCCGGTTACAGCGGCGAGTTCCGGATCGACGGTGTCACCTGCAAGGCGGTCACATCCGGCGACGAAGCGGCGGTCGCCGCGCTACCCAGTTCGCTGAGTCAGGAACTGAAAGATATTGATGCCGTGGCGTTGCGCACACTGCGGAACTGTATGCAGACGGTTCTTGAGGACGGGCCGAAACGGGATCGTCGGCTCTGGCTGGGCGATTTTTATCTTCAGGCTCAGGCCAATCACGCTTCGTTCCGTAACAATCAGTTGATTAAACGCTGTCTTTATCTGCTGGGCGGACTTTGTTCGGAGCAGGGGATTGCTGCCACTAACTGTTACGAGAATCCTGAACCGGCCGGTTCAGGATTGTGTGCGTTGGATTACGTGGCGCTTTATATCCCGACACTTCGCGATTACTGCGAGGCCTCCGGCGATTGGGAGTCGGCGCGCGAACTGTGGCCGCTGATTCTGGTGCAGATCGAAAAACTACTGTCGGTGGTTGATGCCGACGGAATCTTCCGCGACCCCGAAGGAAAAGGGATATGGGTCTTCGTGGACTGGCATACGAAGCTGAACAAGGAAGTATCGTTTCTTGGCATCCTGATTTTTGCGCTGGAGGCCGCCGCCGAACTGGCCGACCGGCTGGGAGAAAAAACCGCGTCGGCATTTTTTACCGGCGAAGCCGAACGGTTACGCGGCGCGGCGCGTAAGCATCTTTTCGACAGCGCCGCCGGACTGTTTATCAGCGGGCCGGATCGCCAGATTTCGTGGTCGTCGCAGGCGTGGATGGTTCTCAGCAAAACGGTAACCGGTGCCGAAGCGCAGGCGGTGATGCGCCGGGCAATGGACCTGCCGTCGGCCATCCGGCCAGCCGGGCCGTACCTTTATCACTACATTGTCGAAGCGCTTTTCCGGTGCGGCCTGCGCGACGAGGCGGAAAAATTGATCTGCAATTACTGGGGCGACATGGTGCGCCGGGGAGCCGACTGTTTCTGGGAAGTTTATGATCCGGCGGACGATTTTCTGTCGCCGTATAACAGCCACCAGTTGAACAGTTATTGTCATGCGTGGAGCTGTACGCCGACCTATTTCATCCGGAACTATCTGGTTTAG
- a CDS encoding DUF975 family protein encodes MKSVTPIRDLTAAARAGLADNWGKSIGVMLVYIFLSIGISKVPHTFGVLQWIFAAPLIVGVTVYFLATVRRQDNRFSLMFDGFNRFGTAVFTYLLVSLIILAWTIHLWILMIWLFITCVDGQAIVAVWIDVFENGAQPDMSCFNGLGLVAIVFLVICALMIPLQMRYGLALFVVADDPSVRARQAIRRGIELMKGNYWRLGIFWLRFIGWQILAVLTLGIGLIWLAPYYMAAMTAFYDDLAKNYVEPTQGDVNAGQQINF; translated from the coding sequence ATGAAAAGTGTGACGCCGATTCGTGACCTGACCGCCGCCGCCCGCGCGGGGCTGGCAGACAACTGGGGAAAATCCATCGGAGTGATGCTGGTATATATTTTTCTGTCTATTGGTATCAGTAAAGTTCCGCATACTTTTGGAGTATTGCAATGGATTTTTGCCGCTCCACTGATAGTTGGCGTGACTGTCTATTTTCTGGCGACGGTGCGGCGTCAGGATAACCGGTTTAGTTTGATGTTCGATGGCTTTAACCGCTTTGGCACTGCGGTTTTCACCTACCTGCTGGTTTCTCTAATCATTCTGGCGTGGACAATTCACTTATGGATATTAATGATATGGTTGTTTATTACGTGTGTTGACGGTCAGGCGATAGTGGCGGTGTGGATTGATGTATTCGAGAATGGTGCGCAGCCGGATATGTCCTGCTTTAATGGGCTTGGACTTGTGGCAATCGTTTTTTTAGTTATTTGCGCCCTTATGATTCCACTTCAAATGCGTTATGGACTGGCGTTGTTTGTGGTGGCTGACGATCCGTCCGTTCGCGCCCGGCAGGCGATTCGCCGCGGCATCGAGCTGATGAAGGGCAATTACTGGCGACTAGGTATTTTCTGGCTCCGGTTTATCGGCTGGCAGATTCTCGCTGTTCTGACGCTGGGAATCGGTTTGATCTGGCTGGCTCCTTATTACATGGCGGCCATGACCGCTTTCTATGACGATTTGGCGAAGAACTATGTTGAGCCTACGCAAGGAGATGTGAATGCCGGTCAGCAAATCAATTTTTAA